TCAGGCCCGATGCCATGTCCACCATAGTCGCGCACGATGCCATAAGAGTTGAGGTTGCCCACATCCTCTACCGCACCGCCAATGTCATCGAGAGTAGCACCACCTCTGGCGGCTTTAATTGCCGCATACAATGACTTTTGAGTATCGTCGAGCAGCTTTTGCAGAGCATCAGGCACTTTGCCGATTGGCACTGTGACTGCTGTATCGCCGATAAAATCAAACTTTTTACCGTTGTCCATACGACGCACTGAGACGCCCAGGTCAAGCGAGAGGACATCGCCCTCTTTGAGGACCTTGCGCTTATTGGGGATACCGTGCACCACTTCTTCATTGACCGAAGCGCAAACCGTAGCCGGAAAGCCCTTGTAGCCTTTGAAAGTAGGGATGTGACCGGCATCTCTTATAGCCTTCTCGGCCATTTCGTCGATTTCCCAGGTGGTCATACCTGGTTTAGCGGCCTTAGAGATAAGCTCAAGGACAGCACCCGCTAAGGCACCGGCTTCTCTTATCAACTTAAGGTCTTCTTCCTTAGTCAGTATCATTACAAATCCTAGTTTAAGGTCTTAAGTATGTTGGCAAAAATGTCTTCTTGCTCGCCTTCGCCACTGACCTCACAAAGGATCTTTTGCCTTTATAAAAGTCAATAAGTGGAGCAGTTAGCTCATGATAGATAGAGAGTCTCTGCTTAACCAACTCTGGTTTATCGTCAGAGCGGTGGGTGAGTTCGGTACCGCACTTATCGCAGATGCCATCTTTGGCGGGCTTGCTAAATTTGACGTGATAGACAGCATTGCAAGCTTTGTTGGGACAGACTCTGCGACCGGTGATGCGCTCTTCAAGGAGATCATCAGAGGTCTCAAGATCGATTACATGATCGAGATTGGCATTAATATCGCCCAGCAAATGATCGAGACTCTCAGCCTGGGCTAAGTTGCGAGGGAAGCCGTCGAGGATAAAGCCTTTTTTGCATTCATCAGCGCTCAGTTTTTCGCGGAAGAGATCGATTAGAACCGGATCTGGTACCAACTGACCTTTATCCATAAAGTCTTTGGCAGCAAGTCCAGCTTTAGTGCCATTGCGCACAGCCTCTCTCAAGATATCGCCGCTAGATAGATGAAGCAGAGCAAACTTTTCGGAGAGCCTTTTGCATTGAGTGCCTTTGCCAGCGCCTGGAGCACCGAGAAAGAGAATACGCATTTTTAGATATCCTTTTTGTCGTTACGGAACAGCCCACGCGCCTGATAACGCGATGAAAGGGCATGGGTGAGAATTTGTCTTTGAGTATCAATTGCCACACCAACGAGGATGATGAGCGATGTGGAGCCCAGTCCTTGTAGTGTTGTCACCATCGTCGCTTGCTCTACGTGGATAGGGGCAATGGCGATGACGGCAACAGATGTAGCGCCAATAAATGTAAGACGGTTGAGAGTCTTTTCCAAAAATTCGGTGGTGGGACGGCCTGGACGGACGTGCTGAATAGCTCTACCGCTGCGTCTCAAGTTGTCGGACATGTCACGCACAGGCAAGACAATCGACGAATAAAAGAAAGCGAAAAAGAGGATCAAGATAAAGTAAACAAGCGAATGCTCCCAGTGGTAATAGGACATGGCATTGTTTGTTTCTTGCACAACAAACTCCCAACCGGTCTTGACCCAGGCAATGCTGGCAATATTGGCAAAAGCAGGACCAATACCAGGCACTGAGACAATATTGTTATAGACAATCTGACCGGGATCTTGCTTTTGTTGTTGCAAAAACTGCATCACAGTACTGGGAAACATCATCAAAGAAGACGCGAAGATAATGGCCATAACGCCCGAAGGGTTAACTGGCAAATACATATAGTCATCGGGAGCAGCAAATATCTGGCGACCGACGTTACGACGAGAGCCAAGCACCATTACTTTGCGCACACCCTGCTGCAGCCTGACAATAAAGGCCACGACCAGGAGGAAAAAGACAAGCAAGGCCACTACGCCGAGTACCTGAGATTGGCCAGTCTGGACTGCTTCGATTGTGTTTTTGATCATCACAGGCAAGCGCGCGGCAATACCAAGGAAAATCAAAAGCGAAGCACCATTACCGACACCACGCTCGGTAATCATTTCGCCCATCCACATAATAAAGACGGCACAGGCTGTAAGTATCAAAGTGGTAGTGCAAAGGAAAAGCGGACCTGGTGCAATAACGACACCGGGGATACGACTCAATAGCTGCGCCAACATAAAGGATTGGAAGATGGCAAGACCAACTGTCACCATGCGGCTAATTTGAGCAAGCTCTGGCGACCCTGCTCACCCTGTTCTTTTTGCAAGTTTTCGAGCTTGGGTATGACAACGGTCATGAGCTGCATCACAATCGATGATGTGATGTAAGGTCCAATACCCATTGAAAACACAGATAACTTATTAAGAGCACCACCGGTAAAGAGGTCGATCATGCCAAGCAAGTTTTGAGCAAGCTCAGGGTGTTTAGTAAAAGCGCCGGGATCAACGCCAGGAATAGGAATGTGCACGCCAATGCGGTAAAGCACAATCATTGTGACGGTAAAGAGTATGCGCTCTTTTAGCCCGGCAGCGCTTAGCAGTCCAAGCCAGTCCTCGGGACCACCTATCTTGGAGCCACGCTTTGAAACACTCTCTGACATTTTTTGCTTACTCTTTAACTAGGAATTGGTACAGACAATATTTTAGACCCGTCCTCGGGTTTTTCGTTTTTACTTCTTGCGAAGTGAAACTACTTAAACCAAGAACGGGTCATTTCTTGTCAAGTAATGAACGGTCATTACTCTCTATTTTTAGGGTTGCGAGTTGGTGCTGCGTCCTGAATTACTTCGTATGAACCACCAGCGGCTTGAATCTTGTCAATGGCACCTTGTGAGAAGTGATGCGCTTTGATTTTGAGTGCTACTTTTAGCTCGCCATTGCCGAGGATACGGAGGCTGTCTGTTGGTTTGCGCAATACTCTGTGCAAAACGAGAGACTCGGGAGTAACGTCAGAATTAGCAGGGAGTGCATTAAGTGAGCTGACATTGAGCTCAACCCAATCACGACCAGGCACACTGTCAAAATTGTGCAATTTAGGCAGTCTGCGGAAAAGGGGAGTTTGTCCACCTTCAAAGCCAAAACGTTTCGATTCGCCGGAACGTTGACCTTGACCGTTGTGTCCACGAGTAGATGTCTTACCATGACCGGAGGCGCGGCCTCTGCCTACTCTTTTCTTCTTACGGCGTGAACCTTCTTGTGGTTTTAGTTCGTCTAATTGCATTTGTTCTCCTTTACCTGGCGCCGTTTTGCTCTGGCTGCAAAACCTTGAGCGACGACTCGGTTATTGTTTTAAGTGATGTGCTAATTACTTAGCGGCTTTGGCAGTTTCTTTGGCTTCGGTAACGCACACCAGGTGGTGCACTTTGGTGCACATACCACGGATGGTGGGGCTGTCTTGATGGACAACCGAGCTACCAAACTTGCGCAGACCGAGGGCACGCACGACCTTGACTTGATCTTTGCGTTTGCCGACCAGTCCGGCTGTCAAAGTGATTTTAATCGCTGACATAGTTTGAGTCCTTCTATACGAGCTGATCTCTTAGAGACCAGGGGGTTTATGCAAATAGCTGACGAATGCTGATGCCTCTGAGGCGAGCAGCTTCTTCGAAGGTACGGAGGTTTTTGAGACCATCAACTGTAGCGCGAGCTACGTTGAGGGGAGAGCGCGATCCAAGAGACTTGGAGAGCACATCACCGACACCAGCTAGCTCGAGGATGGAGCGAGCAGCGCCACCGGCGATAACACCAGTACCTTTTGCAGCGGGCTTGAGCAAGATGCGGCTGGAGCCAGTCTTACCAATAATTTGGTGAGGGATTGAAGTACCTACTAGAGGTACCGAGATCAAAGATTTCTTAGCATCTACGACACCCTTTTGAATGGCGGAGATAACTTCGCTAGCCTTGCCAACACCGATGCCGACTTGACCTTTGCCATTGCCGACAGCGACCACGGCTCTAAAGGACAGTTTTTTACCGCCTTTGACGACCTTGGTGACGCGGCGGACTTGAATGATTTTTTCTTCCCACTCGGACTCGGGTCTATCACCGCGCTTACCATCGCCATCAGGACGGCGACCGGTTTCACGATTATTTGTACGACGTCCGCGACGTTGGCCTTCAGCACCAGTTGCTGCATTAGGATCTTCGAATCCTGCGACCTTATCTTCTTTATCCATCTAGAAGTTATCCTCTTCTTCTTAGTTGTTTGCCCTGGGGGCGACTCTTTTACGATTCTTAGAACTCTAAACCGGCTTCACGTGCTGCTTCTGCTACAGCTGCGACACGTCCGTGATAGATGTATCCGCCGCGATCAAAAACTACAGAATTAACGCCTTTTTCTTTAGCGCGCTTAGCGACCAGTTCGCCAACTGCTTTAGCAGAATCGACGTTCCAGGTTTTTGAATCTTTCAAAGACTCATCAAGAGTGCTTGCGGCAACGATTGTTGTGGAAGTGGTGTCATCCACAAGTTGTACATAGATATGTTTGTTAGAGCGGTAGACACAGAGCCTCGGGCGCTCGGTGGTACCAGTGACACGACGGCGAATCCGCTGGTGACGGGTAACTCTGCTTTGTTTTCTATCTGTCTTATTGATCATTTTGCTTAGTGCCTCTAACGCTCTTTAGAATTCTATTTTTCCCAACATCTAATAGTGCTCGACCATTACGCTGGGATACTTGTCACTTATTCTGATTAGTCCCTGGTCTCAGATTACTTCTTCTTACCAGCAGCCTTACCAGCCTTACGACGGACAACTTCGCCCTGGTACTTGATGCCCTTACCTTTGTAAACTTCAGGTGGACGCTTATCGCGGATAAACGCAGTCAGGTCGCCGACGGCTTGTTTGTCGATACCAGCTACGGTGATATCGTTTTTCTTACCGACAGTGATGGTGATGCCATCAGGAGGCATGATTTCTACGGGGTGGCTGTAACCGAGTTGCATAACCAGCTTCTTACCGTCCATGGTGGCACGATAACCTACGCCGACTATTTCTAGTTGACGCTCAAAGCCAGCCGAGACGCCCTTGATCATGTTAGCCAGAAGGGTGCGGGTCAAACCGTGATAACCACGGGCGACGCGATCTTCGGAAACGAGCAAGACCGATACTTTGCCATTCTCTTGTTTGAAGTCTAGCTCGGGACGAAATGTCTTCTCGAGCTGGCCTTTAGGTCCTTTGACCAGGACTTTGTGACCATCAATCTGGACGGTTACGCCAGAGGGCACTTCAATTGGTGCTTTACCTATACGGGACATCTGTCTTACTCCTTACCAGACTTCAGCGACCACTTCGCCGCCGAGGTTGCCCTTACGGGCTTGACGATCGGTCATCAGTCCTTGACTGGTACTGACGATGGCGATACCGAGACCACCATATACTCGAGGCATTTTTTTAGCTTGTCTGTAAACCCGGAGGCCAGGTTTGCTGACGCGCTTCAGCCCTTGAATTACAACTTCGCCTTTGCCACCGTACTTAAGTACGATGCGCATACGCTGTTCTGGCGCTCCCAGAGCACGAGTTTCATATGATGATATGAAACCTTCTCTGCGGAGAAGCTCAGCGATGGCAACTTTCTGCTTGGAGGCAGGCATTTCCACGGCCGAAGCCTGAACGCGAATGGCGTTTCTGATACGTGTGAACATGTCCGAAATTGGATCTGTTACCGGCATTTGCTATCTCCTACCAGCTAGATTTGGTGAGTCCAGGAATTAAACCATCGTGCGCCATCTTTCTCAGGCAAAGGCGGCAAAGTCCAAAGTCACGGTAAAAACCGCGAGGACGTCCGCATATGCGACAGCGACTGTGCAAGCGCACCTTAGGATACTTGCCTTTGGCAACAGCTTCCTGGCGCTTGTGCTCCTTGTCAATCATGGATGTTTTAGCCACGTTGTACGTTCCTCTCCTTGGACTTTTTTAGACTAACTATTGACTACGACGGGGAATTTGATTTTTTGAAAGGCATACCGAGGGCGGCGAGTAGTGCATGCGCCTCCTGGTCTGTGCGGGCAGTGGTGACGATGGAAATATCCATGCCTCTTACTGCATCGATTTGCTCATAGTTGATTTCAGGAAAAATGAGCTGCTCTTTGATACCAACGGAGAAATTACCGCGACCATCGAAAGAACGAGAAGATAGACCACGGAAATCGCGGATGCGAGGCAACGCTATGTGGATGAGTTTGGCGAGGAAGTCGTACATACGTTTGCCGCGAAGGGTAACGGATGTGCCGACAGGCTGACCTTTTCTCAGTTTGAAGGTAGCGATTGACTTGCGAGCGCGATTGACGACGGGCTTTTGACCGGCAATAGTTGCCAACTCTTTGACACCGCTGTCGATGGCTTTAGCATTGTTAGCTGCTTCACCAAGACCCATGTTGATTACAACTTTGACTACGCGTGGGACTTGCATCTCATTTGAGTAGTTAAATTGCTTT
Above is a window of Candidatus Obscuribacter sp. DNA encoding:
- the map gene encoding type I methionyl aminopeptidase, yielding MILTKEEDLKLIREAGALAGAVLELISKAAKPGMTTWEIDEMAEKAIRDAGHIPTFKGYKGFPATVCASVNEEVVHGIPNKRKVLKEGDVLSLDLGVSVRRMDNGKKFDFIGDTAVTVPIGKVPDALQKLLDDTQKSLYAAIKAARGGATLDDIGGAVEDVGNLNSYGIVRDYGGHGIGPDYHEDPFIFNYRTGSKTKLKPGMVIAIEPMFNQGSHKTKLKSDRWTVVTQDYRPSAHFEHSLLITEGEPEVLTKRPSEVIE
- a CDS encoding preprotein translocase subunit SecY, producing MVTVGLAIFQSFMLAQLLSRIPGVVIAPGPLFLCTTTLILTACAVFIMWMGEMITERGVGNGASLLIFLGIAARLPVMIKNTIEAVQTGQSQVLGVVALLVFFLLVVAFIVRLQQGVRKVMVLGSRRNVGRQIFAAPDDYMYLPVNPSGVMAIIFASSLMMFPSTVMQFLQQQKQDPGQIVYNNIVSVPGIGPAFANIASIAWVKTGWEFVVQETNNAMSYYHWEHSLVYFILILFFAFFYSSIVLPVRDMSDNLRRSGRAIQHVRPGRPTTEFLEKTLNRLTFIGATSVAVIAIAPIHVEQATMVTTLQGLGSTSLIILVGVAIDTQRQILTHALSSRYQARGLFRNDKKDI
- the rplO gene encoding 50S ribosomal protein L15; this translates as MQLDELKPQEGSRRKKKRVGRGRASGHGKTSTRGHNGQGQRSGESKRFGFEGGQTPLFRRLPKLHNFDSVPGRDWVELNVSSLNALPANSDVTPESLVLHRVLRKPTDSLRILGNGELKVALKIKAHHFSQGAIDKIQAAGGSYEVIQDAAPTRNPKNRE
- the rpmD gene encoding 50S ribosomal protein L30: MSAIKITLTAGLVGKRKDQVKVVRALGLRKFGSSVVHQDSPTIRGMCTKVHHLVCVTEAKETAKAAK
- the rpsE gene encoding 30S ribosomal protein S5, with the protein product MDKEDKVAGFEDPNAATGAEGQRRGRRTNNRETGRRPDGDGKRGDRPESEWEEKIIQVRRVTKVVKGGKKLSFRAVVAVGNGKGQVGIGVGKASEVISAIQKGVVDAKKSLISVPLVGTSIPHQIIGKTGSSRILLKPAAKGTGVIAGGAARSILELAGVGDVLSKSLGSRSPLNVARATVDGLKNLRTFEEAARLRGISIRQLFA
- the rplR gene encoding 50S ribosomal protein L18, whose translation is MINKTDRKQSRVTRHQRIRRRVTGTTERPRLCVYRSNKHIYVQLVDDTTSTTIVAASTLDESLKDSKTWNVDSAKAVGELVAKRAKEKGVNSVVFDRGGYIYHGRVAAVAEAAREAGLEF
- the rplF gene encoding 50S ribosomal protein L6, whose translation is MSRIGKAPIEVPSGVTVQIDGHKVLVKGPKGQLEKTFRPELDFKQENGKVSVLLVSEDRVARGYHGLTRTLLANMIKGVSAGFERQLEIVGVGYRATMDGKKLVMQLGYSHPVEIMPPDGITITVGKKNDITVAGIDKQAVGDLTAFIRDKRPPEVYKGKGIKYQGEVVRRKAGKAAGKKK
- the rpsH gene encoding 30S ribosomal protein S8; protein product: MPVTDPISDMFTRIRNAIRVQASAVEMPASKQKVAIAELLRREGFISSYETRALGAPEQRMRIVLKYGGKGEVVIQGLKRVSKPGLRVYRQAKKMPRVYGGLGIAIVSTSQGLMTDRQARKGNLGGEVVAEVW
- a CDS encoding type Z 30S ribosomal protein S14: MIDKEHKRQEAVAKGKYPKVRLHSRCRICGRPRGFYRDFGLCRLCLRKMAHDGLIPGLTKSSW
- the rplE gene encoding 50S ribosomal protein L5, whose protein sequence is MLDIKDNYEKQVRPHLTKQFNYSNEMQVPRVVKVVINMGLGEAANNAKAIDSGVKELATIAGQKPVVNRARKSIATFKLRKGQPVGTSVTLRGKRMYDFLAKLIHIALPRIRDFRGLSSRSFDGRGNFSVGIKEQLIFPEINYEQIDAVRGMDISIVTTARTDQEAHALLAALGMPFKKSNSPS